In Vibrio sp. 10N, the following proteins share a genomic window:
- the murB gene encoding UDP-N-acetylmuramate dehydrogenase, whose amino-acid sequence MQIQNNAQLRSYHTFGINQHCHALVEVHSVDDLIEVYQHPEWQSLPKLMLGKGSNMLFTAPFEGVVIVNRLGGIEVSDTPTKHKLHISGGEDWPSLVKWCVEHGYAGIENLALIPGCSGSAPIQNIGAYGIELKDVCSYVDYLCLESLKVKRLTRQECQFGYRDSIFKHALKDKAIVTAIGIELEKQWQPNLSYGPLQTLDLDTVTPKEVFDVVVKVRQEKLPDPAVTGNAGSFFKNPIISHEHYTSLKASHDALVAYPAENGMKLAAGWLIDQCGLKGHQIGGAMVHPNQALVLVNHNEATAEDVVRLAAFVRQSVLDKFGVELEHEVRFMGASHEVYLKDVL is encoded by the coding sequence ATGCAAATTCAAAACAACGCTCAGCTCCGCTCTTATCATACTTTTGGTATTAACCAGCACTGTCACGCTTTGGTCGAGGTCCACTCGGTCGATGACTTGATTGAGGTGTACCAGCACCCAGAATGGCAGTCTTTGCCAAAGCTGATGCTGGGTAAGGGCAGTAATATGCTGTTTACCGCTCCGTTTGAAGGGGTAGTGATCGTTAATCGCTTGGGCGGCATAGAGGTCAGTGACACACCGACGAAACACAAACTGCATATTAGCGGCGGAGAAGATTGGCCAAGCTTGGTGAAGTGGTGTGTGGAACACGGCTATGCAGGCATTGAAAATCTCGCCTTGATACCGGGTTGCTCGGGCAGTGCGCCGATCCAAAACATCGGCGCTTATGGCATTGAGTTAAAAGACGTCTGCAGCTATGTCGATTATCTTTGTCTTGAATCCTTGAAGGTGAAAAGACTCACGCGCCAAGAGTGTCAATTTGGCTATCGTGACTCTATTTTTAAACATGCGCTGAAAGATAAGGCGATAGTGACCGCCATTGGTATAGAACTGGAAAAACAGTGGCAACCGAATCTAAGCTATGGTCCGTTACAAACACTGGACCTAGACACAGTCACACCGAAAGAGGTGTTCGACGTGGTGGTGAAAGTGCGACAAGAAAAATTGCCCGATCCGGCGGTGACAGGCAATGCGGGCAGTTTCTTTAAGAACCCGATCATTAGCCACGAGCACTATACTTCGCTCAAGGCGAGCCACGATGCCTTAGTCGCTTACCCTGCAGAAAATGGGATGAAACTGGCGGCGGGCTGGCTGATTGACCAATGTGGTTTGAAAGGTCATCAGATTGGCGGTGCTATGGTCCATCCGAATCAAGCTTTGGTACTCGTGAACCACAATGAGGCGACAGCAGAGGATGTGGTCCGTTTGGCAGCGTTTGTACGTCAATCGGTGCTCGATAAGTTTGGTGTCGAACTTGAGCATGAAGTGCGCTTTATGGGCGCGAGCCATGAAGTGTATTTAAAGGACGTGCTATGA
- a CDS encoding GNAT family N-acetyltransferase, with product MDTLNFGVLDPIKLPIAKKLYKAHYPAGKPKSDERILTLSRNQTLSALVRFRTIEHYRLMTGMLVIPEQRGLGLGHELMAQLQQAELKDGDFCFALAHLESFYAQHGFETVEEAALPNPLKQLFCRYIQGGKSLIAMRYLDPR from the coding sequence ATGGATACGTTAAATTTCGGTGTGCTTGACCCGATAAAGCTCCCTATTGCGAAAAAACTCTACAAGGCTCACTACCCCGCGGGCAAACCCAAAAGCGATGAACGCATCCTGACGCTAAGCCGCAACCAAACTCTTAGCGCTTTGGTCCGATTTCGCACTATTGAGCACTATCGATTGATGACAGGCATGCTGGTTATCCCTGAGCAACGTGGCCTAGGTTTAGGGCATGAATTGATGGCTCAACTGCAGCAAGCCGAGCTGAAAGATGGCGACTTTTGCTTCGCTCTGGCGCATCTTGAGAGTTTTTACGCACAACATGGCTTTGAAACAGTGGAAGAAGCAGCGCTTCCCAACCCACTTAAGCAGCTGTTTTGTCGCTATATTCAGGGTGGAAAGTCGCTAATTGCAATGCGTTACCTTGATCCCCGTTAA
- the pssA gene encoding CDP-diacylglycerol--serine O-phosphatidyltransferase has translation MMAFRNSFEQLPSIAQDPSKLDVLLSASDYREHLIQAIREAKSRIYLVALYLEDDDAGRQILSELYQAKQNNPALDIAVCVDWHRAQRGLIGAAHSDGNAVMYREFRDKHQHGVPVYGIPVRGREVFGVLHLKGFIIDDKVIYSGASLNNIYLNYKDRYRFDRYHVLDNASLADSMANFVATEMIANPAVNDLSLPQKPTTKEIKAEIRQLRGSLSQARYEFDAEPANENQVSVTPIVGIGKRRNKLNQSINQLLASAKDEIFICTPYFNFPKSVAKEIKRALKRGVKVRIVVGDKTANDFYISPEEDFKTIGGLPYLYEMNLRRFAKANEAHIASRNLCIRLWKHDENSFHLKGIWVDKRYMLITGNNLNPRAWSLDLENAILIQDHYSHLVEKFDAEINNILEHTQLICTYRQLEKVENYPAPVQKLLKKITRVRADRVLKQLL, from the coding sequence ATGATGGCTTTTAGGAACTCTTTTGAACAGCTTCCCTCAATCGCGCAGGATCCGAGTAAACTCGATGTTTTGCTCTCTGCCAGCGACTATCGCGAACATCTCATTCAAGCGATACGCGAAGCAAAATCAAGAATCTACCTAGTCGCACTGTATTTGGAAGATGACGACGCAGGACGCCAAATTCTTAGTGAGCTTTATCAAGCAAAGCAAAACAATCCAGCGCTGGATATTGCTGTTTGCGTTGATTGGCACCGTGCACAGCGCGGATTGATCGGCGCGGCGCATTCGGATGGCAACGCCGTCATGTACCGCGAATTTCGTGACAAGCACCAACATGGCGTGCCTGTGTATGGCATTCCGGTTCGCGGTCGTGAGGTCTTCGGCGTGTTGCACCTCAAAGGTTTTATCATCGACGATAAAGTCATTTATAGCGGTGCTAGCCTCAACAACATCTACCTCAACTACAAAGACCGGTATCGTTTCGACCGTTATCACGTGCTCGACAATGCCAGCCTTGCCGACAGCATGGCCAACTTTGTGGCAACAGAGATGATTGCGAATCCCGCGGTCAATGACTTGTCACTTCCGCAAAAGCCGACCACCAAAGAAATCAAAGCAGAGATCCGCCAATTGCGTGGCTCCCTGTCTCAAGCTCGCTATGAGTTTGATGCCGAACCGGCTAACGAGAATCAAGTTTCGGTAACGCCAATCGTCGGTATTGGCAAACGCCGCAATAAACTTAATCAGAGCATCAATCAACTGCTAGCCAGTGCCAAAGATGAAATCTTTATCTGTACGCCTTATTTTAATTTCCCGAAGTCCGTCGCTAAGGAAATTAAACGCGCGCTCAAGCGCGGTGTGAAAGTACGTATTGTTGTGGGTGATAAAACCGCCAACGATTTCTACATTTCACCAGAAGAAGACTTTAAGACCATCGGTGGCCTGCCTTATCTGTATGAGATGAACTTACGTCGCTTCGCCAAAGCCAATGAAGCACACATTGCTAGCCGCAACCTGTGCATTCGTTTGTGGAAACACGATGAAAACAGCTTCCACCTAAAAGGGATCTGGGTTGATAAGCGCTATATGCTGATCACTGGTAACAACCTGAATCCACGCGCTTGGAGTTTGGATTTAGAGAACGCGATTCTGATTCAAGATCACTACTCGCACTTAGTTGAGAAGTTTGATGCCGAAATCAACAATATCCTTGAGCATACTCAGTTGATTTGCACTTATAGACAGCTTGAAAAAGTTGAGAATTATCCAGCTCCGGTACAGAAGTTGTTGAAGAAGATAACTCGAGTGAGGGCTGATCGAGTTTTGAAGCAGTTGCTTTAA